In one Drosophila pseudoobscura strain MV-25-SWS-2005 chromosome X, UCI_Dpse_MV25, whole genome shotgun sequence genomic region, the following are encoded:
- the LOC6900431 gene encoding acyl-CoA-binding protein-like, producing MVSFEEASELAKKFTKKPTDAEFLEFYGLFKQATVGDVNIEKPGVLDLKKKAMYEAWNSQKGLSKEAAKDAYVKVYEKYAPKYA from the exons ATGGTGTCC TTCGAAGAAGCCTCTGAACTCGCCAAGAAGTTCACCAAGAAGCCCACCGATGCCGAATTCCTGGAGTTCTACGGTCTCTTCAAGCAGGCCACCGTTGGCGATGTGAACATTGAGAAGCCCGGCGTTCTGGATCTTAAGAAGAAGGCCATGTACGAGGCCTGGAACTCGCAGAAGGGTCTGTCCAAGGAGGCCGCCAAGGATGCTTACGTCAAGGTGTACGAGAAGTATGCTCCCAAGTACGCCTAA
- the Acbp2 gene encoding acyl-CoA-binding protein homolog has product MSLTEQFNAAAEKVKNLTKRPSDDEFLELYALFKQASVGDNNTSKPGLLDLKGKAKWEAWNKQKGKSTEAAQKEYVTFVEGLVAKYA; this is encoded by the exons ATGTCCCTCACCGAG CAATTCAACGCCGCCGCCGAGAAGGTGAAGAATCTGACCAAGCGCCCCAGCGATGACGAGTTCCTGGAGCTGTACGCCCTCTTCAAGCAGGCCTCCGTTGGcgacaacaacaccagcaagCCGGGTCTCCTCGACCTGAAGGGCAAGGCCAAGTGGGAGGCCTGGAACAAGCAGAAGGGCAAGTCCACCGAGGCTGCCCAGAAGGAGTATGTCACCTTTGTGGAGGGTCTGGTGGCCAAGTATGCCTAG